The nucleotide sequence GGTGGATGTCGTAATAGAGGTTGAGGTCCGTGCCGGTAAAGCGGTTGTCTGGTGCGTATTGGGAGAGGCGCAGGGTGGCACTCAAAAGCTGGGGTTGCAGGTTGTGAAATTCGTCAGGCAAACCGGGTTCTGCGGAATCTTCGCTGGGAAGATCGTACATGCTGGGCAGGGGGTTTCGCTGGTACTGCGGCAGGGAAGGTTTGGCGGCGGTCATGGGCTGTGCTGCAGGGGGATTGGCAGAAATAGAGGGGATTTGGCCCTATTGTAACTGGGGGGATTCTGAGGGCGATCGCCTTCCATCAGCTCAGCAACAGCGAGTCATGCGAGAGGACAAGGAAGCAGTGCTAAGGCCGACCTCGCTCCAGCTCGTCGGGATCCACCCCCAAAGAGCGGAGGTAGGCCAACAAGTTCTCTTTATCCTGACGCTCTTGCTCGAGCAACGACTCTGCTTGTTCGGCCCGCTGTTGCTGTTGCTCGGCCCGCTGTTGCTGCTGCTCGGCCCGCTGACGCTCCCAAGCCGCCGTCTCCGTATCGGTGGGAATCCAATCCCCAGCACTGCTGTACCAGCGCAACCAAGCCCGCTCGATTCCCTCGTATTCCCCCTGCCAAACCCCCAGCCCCAAGTCCAGTGCTGGTATCCAGAGTCGCCGTTCCGCGATCTCCAATGGCTGATAGCTTCCCCCCACTAACTCAAACGCCCTCAACTGGTCCGTATAGCGATCGAACACCACGTAGTAGGGCACTTTTAGGATTTGTTCGTACACCTCCCACTTGGTCGGAGGACGGTCGGCCTGACGCTCGGT is from Synechococcus sp. PCC 7336 and encodes:
- a CDS encoding Uma2 family endonuclease; this translates as MTAAKPSLPQYQHNPLPSMYDLPSEDPAEPGLPDEFHNLQPQLLSATLRLSQYAPDNRFTGTDLNLYYDIRHPLWHKRPDWFLVLGVPRLYGGADLRLSYVIWQERVSPSVVVELLSPGTEREDLGETERQADRPPTKWEVYEQILKVPYYVVFDRYTDQLRAFELVGGSYQPLEIAERRLWIPALDLGLGVWQGEYEGIERAWLRWYSSAGDWIPTDTETAAWERQRAEQQQQRAEQQQQRAEQAESLLEQERQDKENLLAYLRSLGVDPDELERGRP